In the Colletotrichum higginsianum IMI 349063 chromosome 7 map unlocalized unitig_7, whole genome shotgun sequence genome, one interval contains:
- a CDS encoding Mitochondrial escape protein yields the protein MFRSGMRPAAKLRATWVPTRPFAQPQRPGAVLRAATKAWESTLTGDEKSGHIAKSDSESILFFDNLFPLKLTYLLRRSWSTDRDLTDLLKRFDSSSGGLGTDPINLVKRAIPNDLPIKVTEILPRLKDGGAFVKFSHGSDVVPKDIENSLAQSLEKRPLRPWFNPFRGVKAGLVRGVPWLEDLYRFPKSRVKIEFTGKDAGAEAVELSQETLYSVFRRYGKIAEITSQPSDSKILPKYAYVDFALVRDAIMARNCLHGFVVDEALGGGKLGTRLRLSYEQKVKPHNIWNWLTSHPRVVIPVVAALLAAFTVAVFDPIREFFVKAHIQHSFRLTNNKLYRWIKNQTSDIISSFGHKKADKAGFNAVWQHRRDLIEQIQTWLLESSDTFIVVQGPRGSGKKELVLDQSLKGRKNVLVIDCKPIIEARGESGTIKHLANAVGYKPIFAFLNNMSSMIDLAVQSTTGVKAGFSETLESQVVKILHTTAEALKEVSLAGRDKDGKDGDLSDDAYLEARPDKRAVVVIDNFLHKNEGSSIVYDKVAEWAAAMVQNNVAHVIFLTDDTAYSKSLSKAMPDRVFRQASLGDLSLDVAKKFIISRLEEDELDKVREHSKEANEKTEDAVETHEKPDLSELDSAIGILGGRLTDLEYLARRLKGGQSPQRAIEDIINQSATEIVKMYLLDGKDTFEGKKWSMEQAWYLIKELASHEALRYNEVLLSDTFASSTTAGASNGESALEGLTNAELITVETYNGRPQTIRPGKPMYQAAFSLLLDDRVLRAKLDLAMLKELTKVETKTIEKAENELALLGSLPKQPSQTGARVSYLLDKLEGSQTKITKYEKEIAALKKVLKHNY from the exons ATGTTTCGCTCCGGCATGAGGCCTGCGGCCAAGCTGCGGGCGACATGGGTCCCGACTCGGCCATTTGCGCAACCCCAGCGCCCGGGAGCCGTCCTGCGCGCCGCGACGAAGGCTTGGGAGAGCACGTTGACCGGCGACGAGAAGTCGGGCCACATCGCCAAATCAGACAGCGAATCGattctcttcttcgaca ATCTCTTTCCCCTGAAGCTCACGTACCTTCTGCGGCGATCATGGTCCACAGACCGCGATCTGACTGATCTCCTCAAACGCTTCGACAGCTCCAGCGGGGGTTTGGGCACGGATCCGATCAACCTGGTTAAACGAGCCATTCCGAACGATCTCCCGATCAAGGTTACCGAGATCCTACCTCGACTCAAAGATGGAGGAGCATTCGTCAAGTTCAGCCACGGCTCCGACGTTGTGCCCAAGGACATCGAGA ACTCTCTTGCACAGTCATTAGAGAAGCGCCCGCTACGGCCGTGGTTCAACCCCTTCCGTGGAGTCAAGGCCGGCCTTGTCAGAGGCGTCCCATGGCTCGAAGACCTCTATAGGTTCCCGAAAAGCCGCGTCAAGATCGAATTCACGGGAAAGGATGCGGGCGCTGAAGCCGTTGAGCTGTCGCAGGAAACACTGTACAGCGTTTTCCGTCGTTACGGCAAAATCGCCGAAATCACTTCTCAGCCGTCCGACTCGAAGATCTTACCCAAGTACGCATACGTCGACTTTGCCCTCGTACGCGACGCCATTATGGCAAGAAACTGTCTGCACGGATTCGTCGTTGACGAGGCACTGGGGGGCGGCAAGCTGGGCACGAGGCTCCGTCTTTCGTACGAGCAAAAGGTGAAGCCGCACAACATTTGGAACTGGCTCACCAGCCATCCCAGGGTAGTCATCCCTGTTGTTGCAGCtcttctcgccgccttcaccgTCGCCGTGTTCGATCCGATCCGCGAATTCTTCGTCAAAGCGCACATTCAGCATTCCTTTCGTCTGACGAACAACAAGCTCTACAGATGGATCAAGAACCAGACCTCCGATATCATTTCGTCTTTCGGACACAAaaaggccgacaaggccggGTTCAATGCGGTATGGCAGCATCGGAGGGACCTGATCGAACAGATTCAGACCTGGCTTCTCGAGAGTTCGGAtaccttcatcgtcgtccaaggCCCCAGGGGATCCGGAAAGAAGGAGCTTGTTTTGGACCAATCGCTGAAGGGACGGAAGAACGTGCTGGTCATTGACTGCAAACCAATCATCGAGGCAAGGGGCGAAAGCGGGACGATCAAGCACCTGGCCAACGCAGTGGGATACAAGCCAATTTTTGCCTTTCTGAACAACATGAGCAGCATGATCGATCTGGCAGTCCAGAGCACGACAGGTGTCAAGGCTGGATTCTCCGAAACCCTCGAGTCGCAGGTGGTCAAGATACTCCACACGACTGCCGAAGCCCTGAAAGAGGTCTCTCTCGCTGGCCGCGACAAGGATGGAAAGGACGGCGATCTATCAGACGACGCCTACTTGGAGGCTCGTCCGGATAAGCGCGCCGTTGTGGTGATCGACAACTTCCTGCACAAGAACGAGGGCTCAAGCATTGTCTACGACAAGGTTGCGGAGTGGGCTGCTGCCATGGTACAGAACAATGTCGCCCACGTCATCTTTTTGACAGATGACACGGCGTACTCAAAGTCTTTATCAAAGGCAATGCCAGACCGCGTTTTCCGCCAAGCTTCCCTCGGCGACCTCTCCCTTGACGTTGCCAAGAAGTTCATCATCAGCCGACTGGAAGAGGATGAGCTTGACAAGGTCCGAGAGCACTCAAAGGAAGCGAACGAGAAGAcggaggacgccgtcgaaaCACACGAAAAGCCCGACCTCTCAGAGCTCGACTCGGCCATCGGTATTCTGGGCGGTCGTCTTACCGATCTCGAGTACTTGGCCCGGCGGTTGAAGGGTGGCCAAAGTCCGCAGCGAGCCATTGAGGATATCATCAACCAGAGCGCAACGGAAATCGTCAAGATGTATCTTTTGGATGGCAAAGACACATTCGAGGGCAAGAAGTGGTCCATGGAGCAGGCGTGGTACCTGATCAAGGAACTCGCCTCACATGAAGCCCTCCGATATAACGAGGTGCTTCTTTCCGATACATTTGCTTCGTCTACCACGGCCGGGGCCTCAAACGGTGAATCGGCGCTGGAAGGTCTGACGAACGCTGAGCTCATTACCGTTGAGACGTACAACGGCCGGCCGCAGACGATCCGTCCCGGCAAGCCTATGTATCAAGCCGCCTTCAGCTtgcttctcgacgaccgCGTTCTCAGAGCCAAGTTGGACCTCGCTATGCTCAAGGAGTTGACCAAGGTTGAGACCAAAACCATTgagaaggccgagaacgAACTGGCGCTGCTGGGTAGCTTGCCGAAACAGCCATCTCAAACGGGAGCTCGCGTGTCCTATCTGCTCGACAAACTGGAAGGAAGCCAGACCAAGATCACGAAATATGAGAAGGAGATAGCGGCATTGAAGAAGGTCCTGAAGCACAACTACTAG
- a CDS encoding Hsp70-like protein → MASGGKAVGIDLGTTYSCVAYYSNDKIEIIANDQGNRVTPSFVGFTDTERLIGDAAKNQVAMNPHNTVFDAKRLIGRKFSDSEVQADMKHFPFKVVDKGGKPNIEVEFKGETKTFTPEEISAMILVKMRETAESFLGGQVNNAVVTVPAYFNDSQRQATKDAGLIAGLNVLRIINEPTAAAIAYGLDKKTDGERNVLIFDLGGGTFDVSLLTIEEGIFEVKSTAGDTHLGGEDFDNRLVNHFVNEFKRKHKKDLSSNARALRRLRTACERAKRTLSSSAQTSIEIDSLFEGIDFYTSITRARFEELCQDLFRSTIQPVDRVLTDAKIDKSQIHEIVLVGGSTRIPRIQKLISDYFNGKEPNKSINPDEAVAYGAAVQAAILSGDTSSKSTNEILLLDVAPLSLGIETAGGMMTKLIPRNTTIPTKKSEVFSTFSDNQPGVLIQVYEGERQRTKDNNLLGKFELTGIPPAPRGVPQIEVTFDLDANGIMNVSAVEKGTGKSNKIVITNDKGRLSKEDIERMLAEAEKFKDEDEAEARRVSAKNGLESYAYSLRNTLSDSKVDEKLDAEDKEKLKTEIDQIVTWLDENQQATREEYEERQKELEGVANPIMMKFYGSAGGPPGAGGAPGGFPGAGAGGPPGSHDDGPTVEEVD, encoded by the exons ATGGCTTCCGGAGGCAAGGCTGTCGGCATCGACCTGGGTACTACGTACTC TTGTGTTGCCTACTACTCAAATGATAAGATTGAAATCATTGCAAATGACCAGGGTAACAGAGTTACCCCCAGCTTTGTTGGCT TCACCGACACTGAGCGTCTGATCGGAGATGCGGCCAAGAACCAGGTCGCAATGAACCCCCACAACACCGTCTTCGACGCCAAGCGCCTGATCGGTCGCAAGTTCAGCGACTCGGAGGTCCAGGCCGACATGAAGCACTTCCCCTTCAAGGTTGTCGACAAGGGTGGCAAGCCCAACATCGAGGTTGAGTTCAAGGGCGAGACCAAGACCTTCACTCCCGAGGAGATCTCGGCCATGATTCTCGTCAAGATGCGCGAGACCGCCGAGTCCTTCCTGGGTGGCCAGGTCAACAACGCTG TTGTCACGGTTCCCGCCTACTTCAACGACTCCCAGCGTCAGGCTACCAAGGACGCCGGTCTCATTGCCGGCCTCAATGTCCTGCGCATCATCAACGAGCCCACGGCCGCTGCCATCGCCTACGGTCTTGACAAGAAGACCGATGGTGAGCGCAACGTTCTCATCTTCGATCTCGGTGGTGGTACCTTCGATGTGTCCCTCCTGACCATTGAGGAGGGTATCTTCGAGGTCAAGTCCACCGCTGGTGACACCCACTTGGGTGGTGAGGACTTCGACAACCGTCTCGTCAACCACTTCGTCAACGAGTTCAAGCGCAAGCACAAGAAGGACCTGTCCAGCAACGCCCGCGCCCTGCGCCGTCTCCGCACCGCTTGCGAGCGTGCCAAGCGCACCCTGTCGTCTTCCGCCCAGACCTCCATCGAGATCGACTCGCTCTTCGAGGGTATTGACTTCTACACCTCCATCACCCGTGCTCGCTTCGAGGAGCTCTGCCAGGACCTGTTCCGCTCGACCATCCAGCCCGTCGACCGTGTCCTGACCGACGCCAAGATCGACAAGTCCCAGATCCACGagatcgtcctcgtcggagGTTCCACTCGTATCCCCCGCATCCAGAAGCTCATTTCCGACTACTTCAACGGCAAGGAGCCCAACAAGTCCATCAACCCCGATGAGGCTGTTGCCTACGGTGCCGCCGTCCAGGCTGCCATCCTGTCCGGTGACACCTCTTCCAAGAGCACCAACGAGATCCTGCTTCTCGATGTcgctcccctctccctcggTATCGAGACCGCTGGTGGCATGATGACCAAGCTCATCCCCCGCAACACCACTATCCCCACCAAGAAGTCCGAGGTCTTCTCCACCTTCTCCGACAACCAGCCCGGTGTCCTCATCCAGGTCTACGAGGGTGAGCGCCAGCGCACCAAGGACAACAACTTGCTCGGCAAGTTTGAGCTTACCGGCATTCCCCCTGCTCCCCGCGGTGTTCCCCAGATTGAGGTCACCTTCGACCTTGACGCCAACGGTATCATGAACGTctccgccgtcgagaagggcaCTGGCAAGTCCAACAAGATCGTCATCACCAACGACAAGGGCCGTCTCTCCAAGGAGGACATCGAGCGCAtgctcgccgaggccgagaagttcaaggacgaggatgaggctGAGGCTCGCCGTGTCTCCGCCAAGAACGGCCTTGAGTCGTACGCCTACTCTCTGCGCAACACCCTCAGCGACTCCAAGGTCGATGAGAAGCTTGAtgccgaggacaaggagaagctcaagacTGAGATCGACCAGATCGTCACCTGGCTCGACGAGAACCAGCAGGCCACCCGCGAGGAGTACGAGGAGCGCcagaaggagctcgagggcgtTGCCAACCCCATCATGATGAAGTTCTacggcagcgccggcggTCCCCCCGGTGCTGGCGGTGCCCCTGGTGGCTTCCccggtgctggtgctggtggccCCCCCGGCTCCCACGATGACGGCCCtaccgtcgaggaggtcgactAA
- a CDS encoding Ribonuclease translates to MDDSQTAEEIALETPVSDVFIPPSINEKAILSGASYTYFSPVPPALLPPSSSPTTSQTAVSGTPVCLGVDEAGRGPVLGPMVYGVFYLPIPLSDPLLRETHHFDDSKVLTPAVRSQLMTALCTAGSDLAESCGFAISALSARDISSGMMRPGANYNLNAQAMDATVELIKGVFAQGVNVQEIYVDTVGQPAAYQAKLQRFFPATKITVEKKADSLYPCVSAASVCAKVSRDAALEVLYKARAPESAEEGMAWGSGYPSDGRCVSWMRSNMHPVFGWGPECRFSWGTAKDMLDGKGALKVDWPVEDDGDTARMTDFFTSGDREQDGDELGTWFGRPAGLEAF, encoded by the coding sequence ATGGACGACTCTCAAACAGCCGAGGAGATTGCTCTCGAGACACCGGTTTCGGACGTCTTTATTCCCCCATCTATTAACGAGAAGGCCATCCTCTCAGGCGCTTCCTACACATACTTCTCCCCGGTTCCTCCGGCACTCCTTCCGCCatcctcatcaccaacaaccTCACAAACAGCGGTATCCGGAACCCCGGTCtgcctcggcgtcgacgaggccggccgcggcCCCGTCCTGGGGCCGATGGTCTACGGCGTCTTCTACCTCCCCATTCCCCTCTCCGACCCCCTGCTCCGCGAAACCCACCATTTCGACGACTCCAAGGTGCTCACACCGGCCGTCCGGTCCCAGTTGATGACCGCCCTCTGCACCGCCGGCTCGGACCTGGCCGAGTCCTGCGGGTTCGCCATCTCAGCGCTGAGCGCCCGCGACATCTCGTCCGGCATGATGCGCCCCGGCGCCAACTACAACCTCAACGCCCAGGCCATGGACGCCACCGTGGAACTGATCAAGGGCGTCTTCGCCCAGGGCGTCAACGTTCAGGAGATCTACGTCGACACCGTCGGCCAACCGGCCGCATACCAGGCCAAGCTCCAACGCTTCTTTCCGGCCACCAAGATCaccgtcgagaagaaggcagaCAGCCTGTACCCCTGTGTGTCCGCCGCTTCCGTCTGCGCCAAGGTCTCTCGCGATGCCGCGCTGGAGGTGCTCTACAAGGCACGAGCCCCCGAGTCGGCAGAGGAGGGCATGGCTTGGGGCTCGGGGTACCCGTCAGACGGGCGGTGTGTGTCGTGGATGAGGTCCAACATGCACCCCGTCTTTGGATGGGGCCCCGAGTGTCGCTTCAGCTGGGGCACCGCCAAGGACATGCTGGACGGGAAGGGCGCCCTCAAGGTGGACTggcccgtcgaggacgacggcgacacgGCGCGCATGACAGACTTTTTCACGTCCGGGGATCGCGAACaagacggcgatgagctGGGGACGTGGTTCGGGCGCCCGGCTGGCCTGGAGGCGTTCTAA